A window of the Loxodonta africana isolate mLoxAfr1 chromosome 3, mLoxAfr1.hap2, whole genome shotgun sequence genome harbors these coding sequences:
- the LOC135230495 gene encoding olfactory receptor 7D4-like, producing the protein MYLVTVLGNLFIILAISSDPHLHTPMYFFLSNLSFVDICFITTTVPKMLVNIQTQSKVISYIGCLTQVYFFMIFAGLDNFILSLMAYDRFVAICHPLHYTVIMKPWLCVLLVLMSWVTVVSLFYGTGLGVFLSSTVIHASQRISIASVMYTVVTPMLNPFIYSLRNKDMKGFLRRLLCRAASCA; encoded by the exons ATGTACCTGGTCACTGTCCTTGGGAACCTGTTCATCATTCTGGCCATCAGCTCTGAcccccacctccacacccccatgtacttcttcctttctaacctGTCTTTTGTTGACATCTGTTTCATCACCACCACAGTCCCAAAGATGTTGGTAAACATTCAGACACAGAGTAAAGTAATTTCCTATATAGGATGCCTCACTCAGGTGTATTTCTTCATGATATTTGCTGGACTGGACAATTTTATCCTGTCCTTGATGGCTTATGACCGGTTTGTGGCCATCTGTCACCCTCTGCACTATACAGTCATCATGAAGCCCTGGCTCTGTGTCTTGTTGGTTTTGATGTCTTGGGTCA CTGTGGTCTCCTTGTTCTATGGAACAGGCCTTGGGGTCTTCCTCAGTTCTACTGTGATCCATGCTTCCCAGAGAATCTCTATTGCCTCAGTGATGTACACTGTGGTCACACCCATGCTGAATCCCTTCATATACAGCCTAAGGAATAAGGATATGAAGGGATTCCTGAGAAGGCTTCTTTGTAGGGCAGCCTCTTGTGCATGA
- the LOC135230494 gene encoding olfactory receptor 7D4-like — protein sequence MEAGNQTKFSEFFLLGLSEDSELQCLFFGLFLSTYLVTVLGNLLIILAISSDSHLHTPMYFFLSNLSFVDICFITTTVPKMLVNIQTQSKVISYIGCLTQVFFFMIFAGMENFILSLMAYDRFVAICHPLHYTVIINARLCVLLVLISGVIIFWASLLHILLITGLNFCTGTEIPHFFCELAQIIKLACSDTLLNNIFLYMATVLLAMFPLSGVLVSYSQIVSSLMKMASAGAKYKAFSTCGSHLSVVSLFYGTALGVCLSSTVIHASQRSSIASVMYTVVTPMLNPFIYSLRNKDMKGALRRLICRAASCALLWPLVSGLNALHGPQSQMS from the coding sequence ATGGAAGCAGGAAACCAAACAAAATTTTCAGAATTCTTCTTGTTGGGCCTCTCAGAGGATTCTGAACTTCAGTGCCTGTTCTTTGGACTCTTCCTGTCCACGTACCTGGTCACTGTGCTTGGGAACCTGCTCATCATCCTAGCCATCAGCTCTgactcccacctccacacccccatgtacttcttcctctccaacctgtCCTTTGTTGACATCTGTTTCATCACCACCACGGtcccaaagatgctggtgaacatcCAGACACAGAGCAAAGTCATCTCCTACATAGGATGCCTCACTCAGGTGTTTTTCTTCATGATTTTTGCTGGAATGGAGAATTTTATCCTGTCCTTGATGGCTTATGACAGGTTTGTGGCCATCTGTCATCCCTTACACTATACAGTCATCATCAACGCCCGGCTCTGTGTCTTGTTGGTTTTGATATCTGGGGTCATCATTTTCTGGGCCTCTCTGCTTCATATTCTACTGATAACAGGGTTGAACTTCTGTACAGGAACTGAAATTCCACATTTCTTCTGTGAACTGGCTCAGATTATCAAATTGGCCTGTTCTGATACCCTCCTCAATAACATCTTTTTATATATGGCAACTGTACTGTTGGCTATGTTTCCCCTCTCAGGGGTACTCGTCTCTTACTCTCAGATTGTCTCCTCTTTAATGAAGATGGCTTCTGCTGGGGCCAAGTATAAGGCATTTTCCACCTGTGGGTCTCATCTCTCTGTGGTCTCCTTATTCTATGGAACAGCCCTTGGGGTCTGCCTCAGTTCTACTGTGATCCATGCTTCCCAGAGAAGCTCTATTGCCTCAGTGATGTACACTGTGGTCACGCCCATGCTGAACCCCTTCATATACAGCCTAAGGAATAAGGATATGAAGGGAGCCCTGAGAAGGCTCATCTGTAGAGCAGCCTCTTGTGCATTATTATGGCCACTGGTCTCAGGGCTGAATGCACTTCATGGTCCTCAAAGCCAAATGTCATGA